In Nicotiana tabacum cultivar K326 chromosome 11, ASM71507v2, whole genome shotgun sequence, a single window of DNA contains:
- the LOC107799835 gene encoding uncharacterized protein LOC107799835, protein MLKQFHTSKPQSLLVVCHPTILKHHFKLTSLSISNAICKKSQTHDLNRLLSPRTLIPLSTKPPSKNLNLDVFSCGFHPKYRLRNYCLITARSYSASDYGKIAQGSEKNLHWLAKDKAKQTKRNEKVVISRSSWEESAEKFLKDGQSAAKSAEFKRYEDRRDNYQGKTYSGEGEDDEGDMEEVDDPRWDKIKNTFNRIKVRPGSDRPEVRRWNNQDSWGKKTWKEATESTIPRMIGEGIYGVGPVLAALSAGRREFYSLYVQEGLDLSGNNRKKKDKKGFERVLRMAEKVGLSKKEVSKHDLNMFADNRPHQGLVLDASPLEMVGIKELEPVSTEEESTPLWVALDEVTDPQNLGAIIRSAYFFGAAGIVLCAKNSAPLSGVVSKASAGSLELVELRSCKNMMQFLTSSAENGWRVIGGSVSSRAVPLREIVPGAPTILVLGSEGTGLRPLVERSCTQLVKIPGNIPVDIIVGEDEDDHSSSGQNFRSFMAVESLNVSVAAGVLLHHLIASNCSKNN, encoded by the coding sequence ATGCTAAAGCAATTTCACACTTCAAAGCCACAGTCTTTACTAGTTGTATGCCATCCAACAATTCTAAAGCACCATTTCAAGTTGACATCTTTGAGTATTTCTAATGCCATCTGCAAGAAATCCCAAACCCATGATTTGAATCGCTTATTAAGCCCCAGAACTTTGATCCCTCTCAGCACTAAACCACCTTCTAAAAATTTGAACTTGGATGTATTTTCATGTGGATTTCACCCAAAATATCGTCTTCGTAACTACTGTTTAATTACTGCTAGAAGTTATTCAGCTTCGGATTATGGGAAAATAGCACAAGGCAGTGAAAAGAATCTTCATTGGCTTGCAAAAGATAAAGCTAAACAAACTAAGAGAAATGAAAAAGTTGTTATAAGCCGATCTTCGTGGGAGGAGTCGGCTGAGAAGTTCTTAAAAGATGGTCAGTCTGCTGCGAAAAGTGCAGAATTTAAGAGATATGAGGATAGACGAGACAATTATCAGGGAAAAACTTATAGTGGTGAAGGAGAAGACGATGAGGGAGATATGGAGGAAGTTGATGATCCAAGGTGGGATAAGATTAAGAACACGTTCAATCGGATTAAGGTAAGACCGGGGTCTGATAGGCCGGAGGTTAGAAGGTGGAACAATCAAGATAGTTGGGGTAAAAAGACATGGAAAGAGGCAACTGAATCAACCATACCGCGAATGATTGGCGAGGGAATTTATGGGGTTGGCCCTGTTTTGGCTGCATTGTCTGCGGGAAGAAGGGAATTTTATTCTCTGTATGTACAGGAAGGATTGGATTTGAGTGGGAATAACCGGAAAAAGAAGGATAAGAAAGGGTTTGAAAGAGTTTTGAGGATGGCGGAAAAAGTTGGTTTGAGTAAAAAGGAGGTATCTAAACATGACCTCAATATGTTTGCTGATAACAGGCCTCATCAGGGACTGGTCCTCGATGCGTCTCCATTGGAAATGGTTGGTATTAAGGAGTTGGAACCTGTTTCAACTGAGGAAGAGAGCACTCCTCTTTGGGTAGCTTTGGATGAGGTTACTGATCCTCAGAATTTGGGGGCAATTATACGGTCTGCTTACTTTTTTGGAGCTGCAGGGATTGTCTTGTGTGCTAAGAACTCTGCACCGTTGAGTGGGGTAGTGAGCAAAGCAAGTGCCGGTTCACTTGAATTAGTGGAGTTGAGGTCTTGCAAGAATATGATGCAATTCCTAACGTCTTCAGCAGAAAATGGATGGCGGGTCATAGGTGGATCTGTGTCTTCAAGAGCTGTTCCATTGCGTGAGATTGTGCCTGGTGCTCCTACAATCCTTGTTTTGGGAAGTGAGGGCACTGGTCTGAGGCCATTGGTGGAGAGATCTTGTACTCAGTTAGTTAAAATTCCAGGAAACATCCCCGTAGATATAATTGTCGGAGAAGACGAAGATGATCATAGTTCATCAGGTCAGAACTTTAGGTCCTTCATGGCTGTGGAAAGCTTGAATGTAAGTGTAGCAGCAGGTGTGCTTCTTCATCACTTGATTGCCAGCAATTGTAGCAAAAACAACTAA